DNA sequence from the Parasphaerochaeta coccoides DSM 17374 genome:
TGTAATCGTTCCGTCAATCCTGTCGTTCAAATGTTCCGGCTTGAGAATTTCGTTTGCGCAGTCAAGACAGAAATTATCCGTCATTCCGGCGACATAGTCGTATATGAGTCTTTTCGTCGAACCATCATGACGCATGTACGCATCATGCATGTCTTGCAGATGCTGTGAAAAGCCCACGGCTAGCATATTCCTTTCCTGTCCATATCCGGCAATATCCATTCCGAAAGAGTCGTAAAGCTCATACAGATATGAGATTATCAATTTGAGCAACCTACGGAAATATCTTTCATAACCATTCAATACCGGCGATTTATAGATGAAGTCATAGTTGAACCGTTTCATGGTCTCGACCGCCTCGAAGATTTCATCAGAAAAGGAGATTCCCTGTTCCTCGGAACTCGATGTGATGATGTCCGTCACCAATGTATCAATGATATGGCCGTTGGTCGTTCCCAGGAGCCGCACGACCTGTTCGGGCAGCATGTCCTTTGTCACGATGGAAAGACGAACAGCATCTTCAAAATCCCGCCCAAGATAGGCGATGGCATCACTGAACCGCACCACGGCAGCCTCCCATGTGGAGGGAACCAGAGTATCGCGGCTGG
Encoded proteins:
- a CDS encoding deoxyguanosinetriphosphate triphosphohydrolase family protein, with the translated sequence MVRLMNTLTPEQLQEREHPRKADVRGAYYRDTTAIIHSSAFRRLKHKTQVFFSPSNDHICTRMEHVLHVASIASAICRGLGLDNELAWAIGMGHDLGHTPFGHVGERIISSFMEEDGLGHFEHEVHSLRVVDFLADKGKGLNLTYAVRDGIVTHCGESFIQRLKPQDTVKDLSTITSRDTLVPSTWEAAVVRFSDAIAYLGRDFEDAVRLSIVTKDMLPEQVVRLLGTTNGHIIDTLVTDIITSSSEEQGISFSDEIFEAVETMKRFNYDFIYKSPVLNGYERYFRRLLKLIISYLYELYDSFGMDIAGYGQERNMLAVGFSQHLQDMHDAYMRHDGSTKRLIYDYVAGMTDNFCLDCANEILKPEHLNDRIDGTITGKWFDAR